The Haemorhous mexicanus isolate bHaeMex1 chromosome 8, bHaeMex1.pri, whole genome shotgun sequence genome includes a window with the following:
- the SPC25 gene encoding kinetochore protein Spc25 has protein sequence MGNAPAEDEVALFERDMKEFWIQFKISYGTEQNNQTSALRDLCKETLEALSEKWSKKLKEEDVMIDKIHEYNNEILQQSKYIAEKEEQLTEIKSKLNQEQEQQKNLTDSIQELKKELMKKMEIKSSKNKAAKEKVEQVSKIKALFKEHLALEMRRIPDEQLQFIFRHIDHKDPDKPYVCTLSINEQGDYEVTSCTPPLDCIAELQLKLRETNNFSAFVANIRKAFTALSYK, from the exons ATGGGTAATGCGCCGGCGGAAGATGAAGTTGCACTCTTTGAAAGAGATATGAAAGAGTTTTGGATCCAGTTTAAAATCAGTTATGGCACTGAACAGAACAACCAGACTTCAGCGTTGAGAGATTTGTGCAAGGAGACTTTAGAAGCTCTTTCAG AGAAATGGTCCAAGAAGCTGAAAGAAGAGGACGTGATGATTGACAAAATTCACGAGTATAACAATG AGATTCTCCAGCAGAGCAAATACATAGCAGAAAAGGAAGAGCAGttgacagaaataaaatcaaagctAAATCAAGaacaagagcagcagaaaaacttGACTGACAGCATCCAAGAGCTTAAAAAAGAGTtgatgaagaaaatggaaa TAAAATCTTCTAAAAATAAAGCTGCCAAGGAGAAAGTGGAACAAGTGAGCAAGATTAAAGCATTGTTTAAAGAGCATCTTGCACTGGAGATGCGTAGAATTCCAG atGAGCAATTACAGTTTATATTCAGGCACATTGACCACAAAGATCCTGATAAGCCATACGTGTGTACCCTTTCCATAAATGAACAAGGGGACTATGAAG TGACTTCCTGTACTCCTCCTCTGGACTGTATTGCAGAGCTACAGCTTAAACTGAGAGAAACTAacaatttttctgcatttgttgCCAACATCAGAAAAGCTTTCACTGCTTTATCATATAAATAG
- the G6PC2 gene encoding glucose-6-phosphatase 2 isoform X1 has protein sequence MDLLHSNGVLIIQHLQRDYRAYQDFLNFMSHVGDPRNIFSIYFPLWFQLNQVVGTKMIWVAVIGDWFNLIFKWILFGHRPYWWVQETMIYPNQSSPCLEQFPITCETGPGSPSGHAMGSSCVWYVMVTAALSYTVRWKDKSAVTLHRLTWSFLWSIFWIIQISVCISRVFIATHFPHQVVLGVFAGILVAEAFEHTPAIQTASLRMYIKTNLFLFIFALGFYLSLKLLDIDLLWSVPKAKKWCANPDWINIDTTPFAGLVRNLGALFGLGLGINSEMFITSCKGKNSCKISFRILCIAASLATLQLYNFVKIPTHTEYLFYILSFCKSAAMPLTVVALVPYCVHSLMRTTEKKLN, from the exons ATGGATCTCCTTCACAGCAATGGAGTGCTTATCATTCAGCATTTACAAAGGGACTACAGGGCTTACCAGGATTTCCTTAATTTTATGTCACATGTTGGTGATCCTCGGaatatattttcaatttattttcctctttggttTCAGCTCAACCAAGTGGTTGGTACTAAAATGATATGGGTGGCTGTCATTGGTGACTGGTTCAACCTCATATTTAAATG gATTTTATTTGGCCATCGCCCTTACTGGTGGGTGCAAGAAACAATGATTTATCCTAATCAGTCAAGCCCATGCCTTGAACAGTTTCCTATAACATGTGAAACTGGACCAG GAAGTCCATCTGGACATGCTATGGGATCATCCTGTGTTTGGTATGTAATGGTCACAGCAGCACTTAGCTACACAGTTAGATGGAAAGATAAATCAGCTGTTACCCTTCACAG ACTAACGTGGTCATTCCTCTGGAGCATTTTTTGGATTATCCAGATCAGTGTGTGCATCTCAAGAGTATTCATAGCAACACATTTCCCTCATCAAGTTGTTCTTGGAGTATTTGCTG GCATTCTTGTGGCAGAAGCATTTGAGCATACCCCTGCTATTCAGACAGCAAGCTTGAGAATGTACATCAAGACAAACttgtttcttttcatctttGCCCTTGGCTTTTATCTATCCCTCAAGCTTCTTGATATTGACTTGCTATGGTCCGTTCCAAAGGCCAAGAAGTGGTGTGCCAACCCAGACTGGATAAACATTGACACAACTCCATTTGCTGGACTGGTGAGGAATTTAGGTGCACTCTTTGGTTTAGGTCTTGGAATTAATTCTGAAATGTTCATCACAAGCTGCAAAGGTAAAAATAGCTGCAAGATAAGTTTCCGCATATTGTGTATAGCTGCTTCTTTAGCTACCCTGCAGCTGTATAATTTTGTAAAGATACCTACTCATACTGAGTATTTGTTCTACATTCTCTCCTTTTGTAAGAGCGCAGCTATGCCTCTGACTGTGGTTGCCTTGGTTCCGTACTGTGTCCACTCGTTAATGAGGACAACTGAAAAGAAACTTAATTAG
- the G6PC2 gene encoding glucose-6-phosphatase 2 isoform X2 produces the protein MIWVAVIGDWFNLIFKWILFGHRPYWWVQETMIYPNQSSPCLEQFPITCETGPGSPSGHAMGSSCVWYVMVTAALSYTVRWKDKSAVTLHRLTWSFLWSIFWIIQISVCISRVFIATHFPHQVVLGVFAGILVAEAFEHTPAIQTASLRMYIKTNLFLFIFALGFYLSLKLLDIDLLWSVPKAKKWCANPDWINIDTTPFAGLVRNLGALFGLGLGINSEMFITSCKGKNSCKISFRILCIAASLATLQLYNFVKIPTHTEYLFYILSFCKSAAMPLTVVALVPYCVHSLMRTTEKKLN, from the exons ATGATATGGGTGGCTGTCATTGGTGACTGGTTCAACCTCATATTTAAATG gATTTTATTTGGCCATCGCCCTTACTGGTGGGTGCAAGAAACAATGATTTATCCTAATCAGTCAAGCCCATGCCTTGAACAGTTTCCTATAACATGTGAAACTGGACCAG GAAGTCCATCTGGACATGCTATGGGATCATCCTGTGTTTGGTATGTAATGGTCACAGCAGCACTTAGCTACACAGTTAGATGGAAAGATAAATCAGCTGTTACCCTTCACAG ACTAACGTGGTCATTCCTCTGGAGCATTTTTTGGATTATCCAGATCAGTGTGTGCATCTCAAGAGTATTCATAGCAACACATTTCCCTCATCAAGTTGTTCTTGGAGTATTTGCTG GCATTCTTGTGGCAGAAGCATTTGAGCATACCCCTGCTATTCAGACAGCAAGCTTGAGAATGTACATCAAGACAAACttgtttcttttcatctttGCCCTTGGCTTTTATCTATCCCTCAAGCTTCTTGATATTGACTTGCTATGGTCCGTTCCAAAGGCCAAGAAGTGGTGTGCCAACCCAGACTGGATAAACATTGACACAACTCCATTTGCTGGACTGGTGAGGAATTTAGGTGCACTCTTTGGTTTAGGTCTTGGAATTAATTCTGAAATGTTCATCACAAGCTGCAAAGGTAAAAATAGCTGCAAGATAAGTTTCCGCATATTGTGTATAGCTGCTTCTTTAGCTACCCTGCAGCTGTATAATTTTGTAAAGATACCTACTCATACTGAGTATTTGTTCTACATTCTCTCCTTTTGTAAGAGCGCAGCTATGCCTCTGACTGTGGTTGCCTTGGTTCCGTACTGTGTCCACTCGTTAATGAGGACAACTGAAAAGAAACTTAATTAG